Proteins encoded in a region of the Streptomyces akebiae genome:
- a CDS encoding RICIN domain-containing protein, with protein MKTCGAASPAPPRRHRWWSRLAALVAATLAIGMLAVVNPAPAEAATVDTQAWYVLVNRNSGKALDVSGASTADGARAGQWTRNDGANQQWQFVNSGDGFYRLKARHSEKVLDVAGASSADGAAIQQWADHNGANQQFRLADSDAGHVRLINRTSGKAVEVQGASTADGGNVVQYTDWGGANQQWQMIKLSSGGGGGGGCGSAPTLASGTHTIQSGGKSRSFILRVPANYDNSRPYRLIFAFHWRGGTAGDVASGGTSGNAWSYYGQQEQSNNSAILVAPQGLGNGWANAGGEDITFVDDMIRLVEGGLCVNPAQRFATGFSWGGGMSHALACSRANVFRAVAVISGAQISGCSGGTQPIAYFGIHGVSDSVLSIAQGRSLRDRFVSNNGCIPQSPREPAQGSRTHITTTYAGCRAGYPVQWAAFDGVHIPGPVDGSSGESGVTTWTKAEIWRFFVQFQ; from the coding sequence GCGACGGTGGACACCCAAGCCTGGTATGTCCTGGTCAATCGCAACAGCGGCAAGGCGCTGGACGTCTCCGGCGCGTCCACTGCCGACGGCGCGCGGGCCGGCCAGTGGACGCGCAACGACGGAGCCAACCAGCAGTGGCAGTTCGTGAACTCCGGCGACGGCTTCTACCGCCTCAAGGCCCGGCATTCGGAGAAGGTTCTCGACGTGGCCGGGGCCTCGAGCGCAGACGGTGCCGCGATCCAGCAGTGGGCCGACCACAACGGGGCCAACCAGCAGTTCCGCCTGGCCGACTCGGACGCGGGCCACGTCCGGCTGATCAACCGCACCAGCGGCAAGGCGGTGGAGGTGCAGGGCGCCTCCACCGCCGACGGCGGCAACGTCGTCCAGTACACCGACTGGGGCGGCGCCAACCAGCAGTGGCAGATGATCAAGCTGTCGTCCGGTGGCGGTGGCGGTGGCGGATGCGGCAGCGCCCCGACTCTGGCAAGTGGTACGCACACGATTCAGAGCGGCGGTAAGAGCCGCAGCTTCATCCTCAGGGTTCCCGCCAACTACGACAACAGCCGTCCCTACCGGCTGATCTTCGCGTTCCACTGGCGGGGCGGAACCGCCGGCGACGTCGCCTCGGGCGGCACGAGCGGGAACGCCTGGTCCTACTACGGCCAACAGGAACAGTCGAACAACAGCGCGATCCTTGTCGCCCCCCAGGGCCTCGGCAACGGCTGGGCCAATGCGGGCGGTGAGGACATCACCTTCGTCGACGACATGATCCGGCTCGTCGAGGGCGGCCTCTGTGTCAACCCGGCACAGCGTTTCGCCACGGGATTCAGCTGGGGCGGCGGTATGAGCCACGCACTCGCATGCAGCCGGGCGAACGTCTTCAGGGCCGTCGCGGTCATATCCGGCGCTCAGATCAGCGGATGCAGCGGCGGCACCCAGCCCATCGCCTACTTCGGAATCCACGGCGTCAGCGACTCCGTCCTCAGCATCGCGCAAGGACGGTCCCTGCGCGACAGATTCGTCAGCAACAACGGCTGCATCCCCCAGAGCCCGCGCGAACCCGCGCAGGGCAGCCGAACGCACATCACCACCACCTACGCGGGCTGCCGTGCCGGATACCCGGTCCAATGGGCCGCGTTCGACGGAGTCCACATACCCGGTCCGGTCGACGGCTCCTCCGGCGAAAGCGGCGTCACCACCTGGACCAAAGCAGAGATCTGGAGGTTCTTCGTACAGTTCCAGTGA
- a CDS encoding GNAT family N-acetyltransferase, with the protein MSSRTSPISQAITIRRAVARDAKRLTRLVRGSSAYEGRYAAAVAGYRVGPDYIEAHRAFVAVGADEPGGRVLGFYSLVLAPPELDLLFVADEAQGRGIGRQLVAHMQSEARAAGLDRLKVVSHLPAEDFYHRVGAVRTGTVLANPPAVPWDRPEFEFRISSE; encoded by the coding sequence ATGAGCTCACGCACTTCCCCGATCAGCCAGGCGATCACGATACGGAGGGCCGTCGCGCGGGACGCCAAACGGCTCACGCGGCTCGTGCGTGGCTCAAGCGCCTACGAGGGTAGGTACGCAGCCGCAGTCGCGGGCTACCGGGTCGGTCCTGATTACATCGAGGCCCACCGCGCCTTTGTGGCCGTTGGTGCTGACGAGCCCGGAGGCCGGGTCCTCGGGTTCTACTCGCTCGTCCTCGCGCCACCGGAGCTCGACCTGCTGTTCGTCGCCGACGAAGCGCAAGGGCGGGGTATTGGACGGCAACTCGTGGCGCACATGCAGTCCGAGGCCCGAGCCGCCGGGCTCGACCGTCTCAAGGTCGTGTCGCATCTTCCCGCCGAGGACTTCTACCACCGTGTGGGTGCGGTGCGGACCGGGACCGTGCTTGCGAACCCGCCCGCCGTGCCGTGGGACCGTCCCGAATTCGAGTTCCGCATTTCTTCGGAATGA
- a CDS encoding LysR family transcriptional regulator has protein sequence MRPPFPDENPVPQPAGSHRSVDPRRLRADDLRYLLALSRTGRLVTAADALGVDHTTVSRRIAALEKSIGLRLIERGPEGWTLTDIGRAVSENARAIEEAVDRVADTVAGQDSPSLHGTVRVSAPDGFGTAFATPALVRVRRRHPRLQVELVTATRQLALRPSGFDLAVVIGVPSSSRLVTEHLTDYTLGLYACDDYLTKYGRPETAAELREHPLIFYIESMLQVSDLDIERHLPGITPAFSSTNVFAQLEATQQGAGIGVLPAFLTQRTQLRRVLPDEIDIRLPITLAVRREAVTHPAVRALWAALRHEVAERADELLPD, from the coding sequence GTGCGCCCCCCTTTCCCGGACGAGAACCCTGTCCCGCAGCCGGCCGGCTCCCATCGCTCCGTCGATCCGCGCAGACTGCGTGCGGACGATCTGCGCTATCTGCTCGCGCTGTCCCGTACCGGACGCCTGGTGACAGCCGCCGACGCGCTCGGCGTGGATCACACCACCGTGTCACGCCGCATCGCCGCACTGGAGAAGAGCATCGGCCTGCGCCTCATCGAGCGCGGCCCGGAGGGATGGACGCTGACAGACATCGGGAGAGCGGTCTCGGAGAACGCCCGCGCGATCGAGGAGGCCGTCGACCGCGTCGCCGACACCGTGGCGGGTCAGGACTCGCCGTCCCTGCACGGAACGGTGCGCGTCAGCGCGCCCGACGGCTTCGGCACCGCCTTCGCCACACCCGCCCTCGTACGGGTACGCCGGCGGCACCCCCGCCTCCAGGTCGAACTCGTTACCGCGACACGGCAGCTCGCCCTGCGCCCGTCCGGTTTCGATCTCGCTGTAGTCATCGGCGTTCCCTCCAGCAGCCGCCTGGTGACCGAGCACCTCACCGACTACACGCTGGGGCTCTACGCCTGCGACGACTACTTGACCAAGTACGGCCGACCGGAGACGGCGGCCGAGCTGCGCGAACACCCGCTCATCTTCTACATCGAGTCCATGCTGCAGGTCAGCGACCTCGACATCGAGCGCCACCTTCCCGGCATCACCCCCGCCTTCTCCTCGACAAACGTCTTCGCCCAACTCGAAGCCACCCAGCAGGGAGCCGGCATCGGCGTCCTACCGGCCTTTCTGACCCAGCGGACGCAACTGCGCCGAGTGCTCCCCGACGAGATCGACATCCGGCTCCCCATCACTCTGGCCGTCCGCCGTGAGGCCGTGACGCACCCTGCCGTGCGCGCCCTGTGGGCTGCTCTACGGCATGAGGTCGCCGAACGGGCCGATGAACTACTTCCGGATTGA
- a CDS encoding iron-containing alcohol dehydrogenase, with amino-acid sequence MVASLSLPRILRVGGGAVGELGDVVAGLGLRRPLLVTDAFLAGTGAAERLMSVLRDVGLRPCLFAGTVPDPTTDSLEVGLAVLRDHGADSVIGFGGGSPMDTAKALGMLGVQGGRMRDYKAPHTSLGPALPVIAVPTTAGSGSEATQFTIITDSATDEKMLCPGPVFLPVAAVVDFELTLSMPARLTADTGVDALTHAVEAYVSRRANPFSDGLALTAIRTIGHHLRRVYADGGDLVAREAMMLAATQAGIAFSNSSVALVHGMSRPIGAHFHVAHGLSNAMLFPAVTAFSVPAAESRYGDCARALGAATDGDSDSLAVERFVEALRALCKDLEVPTPQAHGIDKDEWFRLSPLMAEQALASGSPANNPVVPTVNEIQDLYAQIYA; translated from the coding sequence ATGGTTGCCAGCCTTTCCCTCCCGCGGATCCTGCGCGTCGGCGGCGGCGCTGTCGGCGAACTGGGTGACGTCGTCGCAGGGTTGGGCCTGCGCCGCCCCTTGCTGGTGACGGACGCGTTCCTTGCCGGGACCGGTGCGGCGGAACGCCTGATGTCGGTGTTGAGGGACGTCGGACTACGGCCGTGCCTGTTCGCCGGTACCGTCCCGGATCCGACTACCGACTCGCTCGAGGTGGGCCTGGCCGTGCTGCGGGATCACGGGGCGGACTCGGTGATCGGGTTCGGCGGTGGCAGCCCGATGGACACCGCCAAGGCCCTCGGCATGCTGGGCGTCCAGGGCGGCCGGATGCGGGACTACAAGGCCCCGCACACCAGCCTCGGTCCGGCGCTTCCGGTGATCGCGGTCCCGACCACCGCGGGCAGCGGCTCGGAGGCCACCCAGTTCACCATCATCACCGACAGCGCCACGGACGAGAAGATGCTCTGCCCGGGGCCGGTCTTCCTGCCGGTCGCCGCCGTCGTCGACTTCGAACTCACCCTGTCGATGCCGGCCCGGCTGACCGCGGACACCGGTGTCGACGCGCTCACTCATGCCGTCGAGGCGTACGTGAGCCGCAGGGCCAACCCGTTCTCCGACGGCCTCGCCCTGACCGCGATCCGGACCATCGGCCACCACCTCCGTCGCGTCTACGCCGACGGGGGAGACCTCGTGGCACGCGAGGCGATGATGCTCGCCGCGACGCAGGCCGGCATCGCCTTCTCCAACTCCAGCGTGGCGCTCGTGCACGGCATGAGCCGTCCGATCGGCGCTCACTTCCACGTTGCCCACGGTCTGTCGAACGCGATGCTCTTCCCCGCGGTGACCGCTTTTTCCGTGCCCGCCGCCGAGAGCCGGTACGGCGACTGCGCCCGTGCACTCGGAGCCGCCACCGACGGCGACAGTGACTCCCTGGCCGTCGAGAGGTTCGTGGAGGCGCTCCGAGCCCTGTGCAAGGATCTTGAGGTGCCCACACCTCAAGCCCACGGCATCGACAAGGACGAGTGGTTCCGCCTGTCGCCCCTCATGGCAGAGCAGGCGCTCGCGTCCGGATCCCCGGCCAACAACCCCGTCGTACCCACCGTGAACGAGATCCAGGATCTCTACGCCCAGATCTACGCCTGA
- a CDS encoding enoyl-CoA hydratase/isomerase family protein encodes MTDTAGVEILADVHRGVGRILLNRPKALNALTTGMVAAIDRVLAAWGDTPLSAVLIASTSPKAFCAGGDIRTIREYSLAGDTEASERFFASEYRLNARIAEYPVPVVSLIDGLCMGGGLGLSVHGSFRVVSERAVLAMPETGIGFFPDIGASYFLPRLPGAIGMYLALTGHRLDAADALYTGLATHFVPADGLDAVGEALAGNPGDPVDVVLNRLASRSPVAGSGLAKARGDVDWAFGAPTLGEIDKRLRDLDTPWAAAALAALESASPQSLEITHALLARGRQHTLRECLAAELSLTRTTIRTPDFLEGVRAALVDKDRTPNWRRA; translated from the coding sequence GTGACTGATACCGCAGGGGTCGAGATTCTCGCCGATGTCCATCGGGGCGTCGGCCGCATCCTGCTGAACCGGCCCAAGGCACTCAACGCCCTGACGACAGGCATGGTCGCCGCCATCGACCGTGTGCTCGCCGCGTGGGGGGACACACCTCTGTCCGCTGTGCTGATCGCCAGTACCAGCCCGAAGGCGTTCTGTGCCGGTGGAGACATCCGTACGATCCGCGAGTACAGCCTCGCCGGGGATACCGAGGCCAGTGAGCGGTTCTTCGCCTCCGAGTACCGGCTCAACGCCCGGATCGCCGAGTATCCCGTGCCGGTTGTGTCGCTCATCGACGGCCTGTGCATGGGCGGCGGTCTCGGTCTGTCCGTCCACGGCAGCTTCCGCGTCGTCAGCGAGCGCGCGGTGCTGGCGATGCCCGAGACCGGGATCGGGTTCTTCCCGGACATCGGGGCCAGCTACTTTCTGCCGAGGCTGCCCGGCGCGATCGGCATGTACCTGGCACTGACCGGGCACCGGCTCGACGCGGCCGACGCCCTGTACACGGGGCTGGCCACGCACTTCGTCCCCGCGGACGGGCTCGACGCGGTAGGGGAGGCCCTGGCCGGCAACCCCGGCGACCCGGTGGACGTGGTCCTGAATCGCCTGGCCAGCCGCTCCCCGGTGGCGGGCAGCGGGCTGGCGAAGGCACGCGGGGACGTGGACTGGGCGTTCGGCGCGCCGACCCTCGGCGAGATCGACAAACGCCTGCGGGACCTCGACACGCCCTGGGCGGCAGCCGCGCTGGCCGCCCTGGAGTCCGCCTCACCGCAGAGCCTGGAGATCACTCACGCCTTGCTGGCCCGGGGCAGGCAGCACACCTTGCGTGAGTGCCTCGCCGCCGAACTCTCCCTCACCCGCACGACCATCCGCACGCCGGACTTCCTGGAGGGTGTCCGTGCGGCCCTGGTCGACAAGGACCGCACCCCCAACTGGCGACGTGCGTAG
- a CDS encoding NADP-dependent oxidoreductase produces the protein MKAFVVEKYGKDGVRAAEVPEPTVGARDVLVKVSAASINPLDKLVRNGEFKQLLKYRRPFVLGHDVAGVVTRVGSAVHGLKVGDEVYARPRDLRIGAFAEFIAIDVDDVAPKPASLTLHEAAAVPLVALAAWQLLIDKAHVKPGQKVLIHAGAGGLGSTVIQLAKHLGATVATTTDTDTEKLVRSLGADVVVDFTKEDFSKVLSGYDLVLDSVGGANLEKSLTVLKPGGLAISVVGPPDAGFAKQLGAPSFLGLVMNTLSRKVRKRARALGVRYQFFFMQANGSQLRKIGALYDSGKLRPVIDSTFPFDQTLDAMAHVEQGRTKAGKVVVSMVPDNG, from the coding sequence ATGAAGGCATTCGTCGTCGAGAAGTACGGCAAGGACGGCGTGCGCGCCGCCGAAGTACCAGAGCCCACGGTCGGGGCCCGCGACGTGCTGGTCAAAGTGAGCGCCGCCAGCATCAACCCGCTGGACAAACTGGTCCGCAACGGGGAATTCAAGCAGCTTCTGAAGTACAGGCGTCCGTTCGTGCTCGGCCACGACGTGGCAGGGGTCGTGACGCGGGTCGGTTCCGCCGTACACGGACTCAAGGTCGGCGACGAGGTCTACGCTCGTCCGCGCGATCTGCGGATCGGAGCCTTCGCGGAGTTCATCGCGATCGACGTGGACGACGTCGCGCCCAAGCCGGCCTCCCTCACCCTCCACGAGGCAGCCGCGGTGCCGCTGGTGGCCCTGGCCGCCTGGCAGCTTCTCATCGACAAGGCCCATGTGAAGCCGGGGCAGAAGGTGCTCATCCACGCCGGTGCCGGTGGCCTCGGCTCGACGGTGATCCAGCTCGCCAAGCACCTCGGCGCCACGGTGGCGACGACCACGGACACCGACACCGAGAAGTTGGTCAGGAGCCTCGGCGCCGACGTCGTCGTCGACTTCACCAAGGAGGACTTCTCGAAGGTGCTGTCCGGCTACGACCTCGTGCTGGACTCCGTGGGCGGAGCGAATCTCGAGAAGTCGCTGACCGTACTGAAGCCCGGCGGCCTGGCTATCAGCGTCGTCGGCCCGCCGGACGCCGGCTTCGCCAAGCAACTCGGTGCCCCCTCCTTCCTGGGCCTGGTCATGAACACTCTCAGCCGCAAGGTGCGGAAGCGGGCCAGGGCGCTGGGCGTGCGCTACCAGTTCTTCTTCATGCAGGCCAACGGCTCCCAGTTGCGGAAAATCGGTGCCCTCTACGACAGCGGAAAGCTCCGCCCGGTCATCGACAGCACCTTCCCGTTCGACCAGACGCTCGATGCGATGGCGCACGTCGAGCAGGGTCGCACCAAGGCCGGCAAGGTCGTGGTCTCAATGGTGCCCGACAACGGCTGA
- a CDS encoding TetR/AcrR family transcriptional regulator, with protein MSRVSQAQALENRRRAVAAASKLFRERGVNGISVADLMKSIGLTTGGFYKQFPSKEALVTEAAQAAFGDLDVLLAGFDTDHGDRETARAALVDFYLSAEHRDQPGTGCPTAGFAGDMAREPTAREVRETYAGGVQEFAAWMSADGNDGLPMVATLVGAILLARATAGTELSEKILESTHKALTAPQGPKPES; from the coding sequence ATGAGTCGGGTTTCGCAGGCACAAGCGCTCGAGAACCGCAGGCGCGCGGTCGCCGCGGCCTCCAAGCTGTTCCGGGAACGCGGCGTGAACGGCATCAGCGTCGCCGATCTGATGAAGTCCATCGGGCTGACCACGGGTGGCTTCTACAAGCAGTTCCCGTCCAAGGAAGCGCTGGTGACCGAGGCGGCTCAAGCCGCTTTCGGGGACCTGGACGTACTCCTGGCGGGGTTCGACACGGACCACGGCGACCGCGAAACCGCGCGCGCCGCCCTCGTCGACTTCTACCTGTCGGCCGAGCACCGTGACCAGCCCGGAACCGGTTGCCCCACCGCCGGATTCGCCGGGGACATGGCTCGCGAGCCCACAGCCAGGGAGGTGCGCGAGACGTACGCGGGCGGAGTCCAGGAATTCGCCGCATGGATGAGTGCCGACGGCAACGACGGCCTCCCCATGGTGGCCACTCTGGTCGGCGCGATCCTGCTCGCCCGGGCCACGGCGGGCACGGAACTGTCGGAGAAGATCCTGGAATCGACCCACAAAGCGCTGACCGCACCACAGGGCCCCAAACCGGAATCCTGA
- a CDS encoding SDR family NAD(P)-dependent oxidoreductase, with the protein MTTQNKTAVVTGASAGLGAAYAQRLADRGYDLVLVARNAARLETLAADIRGRTGRAVDIVAADLTDAAQISVVEERLRTDESVEILVNNAGGGLFTPLAVSDAAASEALINLNVTSLTRLTTAVLPGLTARGRGTVVNVSSALALNILPVSAVYSGTKSYVLTFSQALQQELAESPVVVQAVLPGAVRTEFWDGSGADLGAFPDEWIMSADDVVDAALAGLDAGELVTIPSLPQISDWESFEKARQTLVPNLSLKAPADRYRG; encoded by the coding sequence ATGACTACGCAGAACAAGACCGCTGTCGTCACCGGCGCGTCCGCCGGCCTGGGTGCCGCTTACGCGCAGCGGCTTGCCGACCGGGGTTACGACCTGGTCCTGGTGGCCCGCAACGCTGCGCGGCTGGAGACGCTGGCGGCGGACATCCGCGGCCGAACGGGCCGTGCGGTGGACATCGTCGCCGCGGATCTCACCGATGCGGCGCAGATCTCGGTGGTCGAGGAGCGTCTGCGGACCGACGAGAGCGTCGAGATACTGGTCAACAACGCCGGTGGGGGGCTGTTCACGCCGCTGGCGGTCTCCGACGCGGCGGCTTCCGAGGCGCTGATCAACCTCAACGTGACCTCGCTGACCAGGCTGACCACCGCGGTCCTGCCGGGCCTGACGGCCCGCGGGCGGGGCACGGTGGTGAACGTCTCCTCCGCGCTGGCTCTCAACATCCTGCCCGTGAGCGCCGTCTACAGCGGTACGAAGAGCTATGTGCTGACGTTCTCCCAGGCTCTGCAGCAGGAACTCGCCGAGAGCCCGGTCGTGGTGCAGGCTGTGCTGCCGGGTGCTGTCCGCACGGAGTTCTGGGACGGTTCCGGTGCCGATCTCGGGGCGTTCCCGGATGAGTGGATCATGAGTGCTGACGATGTCGTCGACGCGGCGCTCGCCGGCCTCGACGCGGGGGAACTGGTCACCATTCCGTCACTGCCCCAGATCAGCGACTGGGAGTCGTTCGAGAAGGCGCGTCAGACACTCGTCCCGAACCTGTCGCTGAAGGCCCCGGCCGACCGCTACCGCGGCTGA
- a CDS encoding alkene reductase, which yields MSNALWNPIIAGEISLPHRLAMAPMTRDRSTPEGIPTELNAEYYAQRASHALIITEGTQPNADGQGYLLTPGIHNDEQIAGWRKVTDAVHKADGRIVIQLMHAGRMSHPDNTPHHRQPVAPSPVQPAGDMFTLSGPQEMPVPRELSTEEVAATVEDFRRAAAAAIEAGADGVEIHGANGYLVHQFLAGNTNQRTDRYGGSIDNRIRFAVEVATAVAEEIGAGRTGFRISPGNPFNDIAESDTHELYPALVRALAPLDLAYLHIGHGGDDELLHTLRKLWPTTLVLNRAGTDIATRAKDVENGLADVVTVGVMALANPDLVERVRTGAPLNTPDPATFYGGGEAGYTDYPTLSA from the coding sequence ATGTCGAACGCACTGTGGAACCCGATCATCGCCGGGGAGATCTCCCTGCCGCACCGACTGGCGATGGCCCCCATGACACGGGACCGGTCCACCCCTGAAGGCATACCCACCGAGCTGAACGCCGAGTACTACGCCCAGCGCGCCTCGCACGCCCTCATCATCACCGAGGGCACCCAGCCCAACGCCGACGGCCAGGGCTACCTGCTCACCCCCGGCATCCACAATGACGAGCAGATCGCCGGGTGGCGCAAGGTCACCGACGCCGTACACAAGGCCGACGGACGCATCGTCATCCAGCTCATGCACGCCGGACGGATGTCCCACCCGGACAACACCCCCCACCACCGGCAGCCGGTCGCCCCCTCCCCGGTCCAGCCGGCGGGCGACATGTTCACCCTGTCCGGCCCGCAGGAGATGCCGGTACCGCGCGAACTGTCCACCGAGGAGGTCGCCGCGACGGTCGAGGACTTCCGGCGCGCCGCCGCGGCCGCCATCGAGGCCGGTGCCGACGGCGTCGAGATCCACGGCGCCAACGGCTACCTGGTGCACCAGTTCCTCGCCGGCAACACCAACCAGCGCACCGACCGCTACGGCGGCTCCATCGACAACCGCATCCGCTTCGCGGTGGAGGTCGCCACCGCCGTGGCCGAGGAGATCGGCGCCGGCCGCACCGGTTTCCGGATCTCTCCCGGCAACCCGTTCAACGACATCGCGGAGAGCGACACCCACGAGCTGTACCCGGCACTGGTGCGCGCCCTCGCCCCGCTCGACCTCGCCTACCTGCACATCGGCCACGGCGGCGACGACGAACTCCTGCACACCCTCCGCAAGCTGTGGCCGACGACCTTGGTCCTCAACCGGGCCGGCACCGACATCGCCACCCGCGCGAAGGACGTCGAAAACGGCCTCGCCGATGTCGTCACTGTCGGCGTGATGGCCCTCGCCAACCCCGACCTGGTCGAGCGTGTACGAACCGGCGCGCCGCTCAACACCCCCGACCCCGCCACCTTCTACGGCGGCGGCGAGGCCGGCTACACCGATTACCCCACTTTGTCCGCCTGA
- a CDS encoding ester cyclase codes for MSSSNVETQASTADLHQIADEYVRRVNLRDLDALFALYTPDFRSHAADGTTTGLAETRAVLASFLDAVPDFAATPVRVVAEDDWFAISFILTGTNTGPFNGTPATGRSIQVLEMRMFKVVDGKLAEHWGLIDLATLFAQLQS; via the coding sequence ATGTCTTCCTCGAACGTCGAAACCCAGGCGTCCACCGCCGACCTGCACCAGATCGCGGACGAGTACGTCAGGCGCGTCAACCTGCGTGACCTCGACGCCCTGTTCGCCCTGTACACGCCGGACTTCCGCTCCCACGCCGCCGACGGAACCACCACCGGCCTCGCGGAGACCCGCGCGGTGCTGGCGTCGTTCCTCGACGCGGTCCCCGACTTCGCTGCTACGCCGGTCCGTGTCGTCGCCGAGGACGACTGGTTCGCGATCAGCTTCATCCTCACCGGCACGAACACCGGGCCCTTCAACGGCACTCCCGCCACCGGCCGATCGATCCAGGTGCTGGAGATGCGCATGTTCAAGGTGGTCGACGGGAAGCTCGCCGAGCACTGGGGCCTCATCGACCTGGCGACGCTCTTCGCCCAGTTGCAGTCTTGA
- a CDS encoding alpha/beta hydrolase, protein MSEHTAVELSPEATEFAEFFAGLAVPESELDAMRIVSEGVHVTAREPEGVTYREVDAGGVLGIWCEPVDANTDYVLLHGHAGGSVLSSAFVDRKLAGHIAKAAGAPVLVLDFRRAPEHKYPAQVDDAEAAFNWLISEGYEPANIITIGHSIGGFIAVALALRLRDKKQLLPGAIVSISPWCDLEIANETMVTNAETDKILSKELLTFFREAWIGGTGIEFTDTRINLNRADLSGLPPTLVSWGSYEVLAGEDEEFAARVKDAGIDTATVVVPGGQHSYVYGAGRVPEVDAAIAQIGAWVREKTKI, encoded by the coding sequence GTGTCTGAGCACACTGCTGTTGAACTGAGCCCGGAAGCGACCGAGTTCGCGGAGTTCTTCGCCGGACTGGCGGTTCCCGAGTCCGAGTTGGATGCGATGCGCATCGTGTCGGAGGGCGTCCATGTCACGGCCAGGGAGCCGGAAGGTGTCACCTATCGGGAGGTGGACGCAGGCGGCGTTCTGGGAATCTGGTGCGAACCCGTCGACGCCAACACCGACTACGTCCTCCTGCACGGCCACGCCGGCGGCTCCGTTCTGTCGTCGGCGTTCGTCGACCGTAAGCTCGCCGGCCATATTGCCAAGGCGGCAGGAGCCCCCGTCCTGGTCCTGGACTTTCGGCGAGCACCGGAACACAAGTACCCGGCCCAGGTGGACGACGCGGAGGCGGCCTTCAACTGGCTGATCTCCGAAGGGTACGAGCCGGCGAACATCATCACGATCGGCCACTCGATCGGCGGGTTCATCGCTGTCGCCCTGGCGCTTCGTCTCCGCGACAAGAAGCAGCTCCTGCCCGGCGCCATCGTCTCGATTTCCCCTTGGTGCGACCTCGAGATCGCCAACGAGACCATGGTGACCAACGCCGAGACGGACAAGATACTCAGCAAGGAACTGCTGACCTTCTTCCGAGAGGCCTGGATCGGCGGCACGGGCATCGAGTTCACGGACACCAGGATCAACCTGAACCGGGCGGACCTGAGCGGACTGCCCCCGACCCTTGTCTCCTGGGGATCGTACGAGGTCCTGGCCGGCGAGGACGAGGAGTTCGCCGCCCGGGTCAAGGACGCCGGAATCGACACGGCGACCGTGGTGGTGCCGGGAGGCCAGCACTCCTACGTCTATGGCGCCGGCCGGGTTCCGGAGGTCGACGCCGCTATAGCGCAGATCGGCGCGTGGGTCCGGGAGAAGACGAAGATCTGA
- a CDS encoding NADP-dependent oxidoreductase, producing the protein MRAIRQDTHGSPEVLKEVELPRPEPGLSEILIAVRAAGVNPTDWWNRAQPMTAGGLPLILGWDVSGVVEAVGIGVTLFKPGDEVFGMLPYPHGVGSHAEYVTGPARAFVHKPAGIDHVQAGALPLAALTAYQVLVDTADVQPGQRVFIHAAAGGVGHLAVQIAKSRGAYVIGTASAAKHDFLRSLGVDEAIDYHTVDFTEAVKDIDVVLDSVSRDTTGRVRSLAVLRSGGTLISILPAAPIGPDEMADFAERGVRFESLLVEADRAGMQAIADLVETGALRAHIEATFPLSEAARAHALGETGRTTGKIVLTVEEAGKA; encoded by the coding sequence ATGCGCGCCATCCGCCAGGACACCCACGGCTCCCCCGAGGTACTCAAGGAGGTTGAACTTCCCCGGCCCGAGCCGGGGTTGAGTGAGATCCTGATCGCCGTCCGCGCGGCCGGCGTCAACCCGACCGACTGGTGGAACCGCGCCCAGCCCATGACCGCAGGCGGCCTGCCCCTCATCCTGGGCTGGGACGTCTCCGGAGTCGTCGAGGCGGTTGGCATCGGCGTCACCCTGTTCAAGCCGGGCGACGAGGTCTTCGGCATGCTGCCCTACCCCCACGGGGTCGGTTCGCACGCCGAGTACGTGACCGGCCCGGCCCGCGCCTTCGTCCACAAGCCCGCCGGTATCGACCACGTCCAGGCCGGCGCGCTCCCGCTCGCGGCCCTGACCGCCTACCAGGTACTCGTCGACACCGCTGATGTCCAGCCCGGGCAGCGTGTCTTCATCCACGCGGCGGCCGGCGGCGTCGGCCATCTCGCCGTCCAGATCGCAAAGTCCCGCGGCGCGTACGTCATCGGCACGGCCAGTGCCGCCAAGCACGACTTCCTGCGCTCCCTGGGAGTGGACGAGGCCATCGACTACCACACGGTCGACTTCACCGAGGCAGTCAAGGACATCGACGTGGTCCTCGACTCGGTCTCAAGGGACACCACCGGCCGCGTCCGCTCCCTCGCCGTGCTGCGCTCGGGCGGCACTCTCATCTCGATCCTTCCGGCAGCGCCCATCGGCCCCGACGAGATGGCCGACTTCGCCGAGCGGGGCGTCCGCTTCGAGAGTCTCCTCGTCGAGGCCGACCGCGCAGGCATGCAAGCCATCGCCGACCTCGTCGAGACCGGCGCCCTGCGGGCCCACATCGAGGCCACCTTCCCACTCTCCGAGGCCGCCAGGGCCCACGCCCTGGGCGAGACCGGCCGCACCACCGGCAAGATCGTGCTGACTGTAGAAGAGGCGGGGAAGGCATAG